The proteins below are encoded in one region of Cololabis saira isolate AMF1-May2022 chromosome 11, fColSai1.1, whole genome shotgun sequence:
- the st6galnac4 gene encoding alpha-N-acetyl-neuraminyl-2,3-beta-galactosyl-1,3-N-acetyl-galactosaminide alpha-2,6-sialyltransferase produces the protein MKAPMWRRWMCLLSLSLLLLFWLAHVITRDGALTSARSSDIRGYARVGLGRMGQQFLNFHCNQCALVSSSGQMLGAGAGEEIDQMGCVIRMNNAPTRGYEKDVGSRTSVRVVSHTSVPLLIKNEQYYFQQLADTTYVFWGPDRNMRQDGKGHIFNTLLRMAVKYPRVGIYVVTRDRIQYCDSVFQNETGKNRMKTGAFLSTGFFTMILALDMCDSINVYGMIDPNHCSRTNHSAVPYHYYEQKQVDECRMYKFHERTQRGGHRFITEKAIYGKWASRHRIDFKHPSWTL, from the exons ATGAAAGCTCCG ATGTGGCGCCGCTGGATGTGCCTGCTCAGCCTgagcctgctgctgctgttttggCTGGCACACGTGATCACACGGGACGGTGCGTTAACATCTGCACGGAGCTCCGATATCCGGGGCTACGCAAGGGTCGGGCTCGGGAGGATGGGCCAG CAATTTCTAAACTTTCACTGCAACCAGTGTGCCTTGGTCTCCAGCTCCGGTCAGATGCTCGGAGCTGGTGCAGGGGAGGAAATCGACCAAATGGGATGTGTTATCCGCATGAACAATGCACCCACAAGAGGATACGAGAAGGACGTTGGGAGCCGTACCAGCGTTCGGGTCGTGTCTCACACCAGCGTTCCCCTCTTAATAAAGAATGAGCAGTATTATTTCCAGCAGTTGGCAGACACAACATATGTGTTCTGGGGTCCTGACAGGAACATGAGGCAGGACGGAAAGGGACACATCTTTAATACCCTCCTGAGGATGGCGGTAAAATATCCACGAGTTGGGATCTATGTTGTGACGAGAGACAGGATTCAGTACTGTGACAGTGTGTTTCAGaatgaaactggaaaaaacag AATGAAGACGGGAGCGTTTCTCAGCACTGGATTTTTCACAATGATTCTGGCTCTGGATATGTGCGACAGCATCAATGTTTATGGGATGATCGATCCAAACCACTGCAG TCGCACCAACCACAGCGCCGTCCCGTACCATTACTATGAACAAAAACAGGTCGACGAGTGCCGGATGTATAAATTCCACGAGCGTACGCAGCGTGGAGGACACCGCTTCATCACCGAGAAGGCCATCTACGGCAAATGGGCATCTCGTCACAGGATAGACTTTAAACACCCATCTTGGACTCTTTGA
- the st6galnac6 gene encoding alpha-N-acetylgalactosaminide alpha-2,6-sialyltransferase 6 yields the protein MGLRNKESGKGQSHRWVIFVATFILMTLLILYGSNSEIIYPPFHLMITHKNTDLKKWTGKDGYAPVYGNKSMTLRCRNCALVTSSSHILGTGAGDEIDQAECVIRMNDAPTLGYGSDVGNRTTLRVVAHASVFRVVQRPNEFLRQTDSNSTIIFWGPPNKIGKDARGTLYRLIQRVSMTYSNMSFFSIIPIKMHKFDHLFQTETGRDRQKSHSWLSTGWFTMVIAIEICDNIKVYGMVPPNHCGKKSSGLKKMPYHYYKPRGSDECLMYIQNESGRRGNHHRFITEKKVFARWAKQYNITFNYPSW from the exons ATGGGGCtcaggaataaggaatcaggCAAG GGTCAGAGCCACAGGTGGGTGATCTTTGTGGCCACCTTCATCCTGATGACACTCCTCATCCTCTACGGCTCCAACAGCGAAATCATCTACCCTCCCTTCCACTTGATGATAACGCATAAAAACACCGACCTCAAGAAGTGGACCGGGAAAGACGGTTATGCGCCGGTTTATGGGAATAAA AGTATGACCCTACGCTGCCGTAACTGTGCTCTGGTAACGAGCTCCAGCCACATCCTGGGTACTGGAGCGGGGGACGAGATCGACCAGGCGGAGTGTGTGATTCGCATGAACGATGCTCCCACGTTGGGGTACGGGTCTGACGTTGGGAACCGGACCACTCTGAGGGTCGTAGCCCACGCTAGCGTGTTCAGGGTGGTCCAAAGGCCTAACGAGTTTCTACGCCAAACGGACAGCAACTCTACCATCATCTTCTGGGGACCCCCGAATAAAATAGGGAAGGACGCTAGGGGAACATTGTACAGGTTGATCCAGAGGGTCAGCATGACCTACAGCAACATGTCTTTTTTCAGTATCATTCCCATCAAGATGCACAAATTTGATCATCTGTTCCAGACAGAGACGGGACGAGATAG ACAAAAATCCCACTCATGGTTGAGCACAGGTTGGTTCACAATGGTCATAGCCATCGAGATATGCGATAACATCAAAGTTTACGGGATGGTTCCTCCCAATCACTGTGG AAAAAAATCATCTGGACTCAAGAAGATGCCGTACCACTACTACAAACCAAGAGGCTCTGATGAATGTCTCATGTACATCCAGAATGAGAGCGGCCGAAGAGGAAACCACCATCGCTTTATTACGGAGAAAAAAGTTTTTGCACGCTGGGCAAAGCAGTACAACATCACTTTCAATTACCCGTCATGGTGA
- the spout1 gene encoding putative methyltransferase C9orf114 homolog has product MSADDSVQDSNSANSQAEEKVDWRKRKAELKENRKQWKKAKLIKKLEKQKQKEAAESTKPEESQTERGRAYTVSVALPGSVLDNAQSPELRTYLAGQIARACVVFSIDEIVVFDEQGEDVKSVEGVFTGVGKKGQACIQLARILQYMECPQYLRKWFFPMHKDLQYAGLLNPLDSPHHMRIDEESDYREGIVLNKPPKQGKGSLVNCGMRKEVRIDKQLQSGLRVTVQLSKTQNQESKLYKGVVVAPHVPRTRDGLYWGYTVRLASCLSSVFTESPYKEGYDLTIGTSERGSNVDQATLSPFKHLLVVFGGLQGLEASVDSDQNLDVTDPGVLFDLYLNTCPSQGSRTIRTEEAILISMAGLRQKIAAAFPGVSSNS; this is encoded by the exons ATGTCGGCCGACGATTCAGTACAAGACTCAAACTCTGCCAATTCTCAG GCGGAGGAAAAGGTTGACTGGAGGAAAAGGAAAGCAGAAT TAAAGGAGAACAGGAAGCAATGGAAAAAGGCCAAACTCATCAAGAAGCTGGAAAAGCAGAAGCAGAAAGAGGCTGCAGAGAGCACAAAACCTGAAGAAAGCCAGACCGAAAGAG GTCGTGCTTACACGGTAAGTGTTGCGCTTCCCGGCTCCGTCCTGGACAACGCTCAGTCGCCTGAACTCCGTACGTACTTGGCGGGACAGATCGCTCGAGCTTGTGTAGTTTTCTCTATTGATGAGATTGTCGTGTTCGATGAGCAAGGCGAGGATGTCAA GAGCGTTGAAGGAGTATTCACAGGCGTCGGGAAGAAGGGCCAAGCATGTATTCAGCTTGCCAGGATACTACAGTACATGGAATGTCCACA GTACCTTCGCAAGTGGTTTTTCCCAATGCACAAGGACCTACAGTACGCAG GTTTGCTCAACCCTCTCGACAGCCCTCACCACATGAGGATAGACGAAGAGTCTGATTATCGGGAGGGAATCGTCCTCAACAAACCTCCGAAACAGGGAAAAGGCTCACTGGTCAACTGCGGGATGAGGAAG GAAGTGAGAATTGATAAACAACTTCAGTCAGGACTTCGAGTCACGGTCCAGCTCAGCAAGACGCAGAATCAAG AAAGCAAACTATATAAAGGAGTCGTCGTGGCTCCTCATGTGCCGAGAACCCGAGATGGTCTTTACTGGGGCTACACCGTCCGCCTGGCGTCTTGTCTCA GTTCAGTTTTTACAGAAAGTCCTTATAAGGAAGGATACGATCTGACCATCGGGACCTCTGAGAGAGGCAGCAACGTGGACCAAGCCACACTGTCTCCATTCAA ACATCTCTTGGTGGTTTTTGGAGGTCTTCAGGGTTTGGAAGCCAGTGTTGATTCTGACCAAAACTTGGACGTTACCGACCCCGGAGTTTTATTTGACCTTTACCTCAACACATGCCCCAGTCAGGGCAGCAGGACCATTCGAACTGAG GAGGCCATCCTAATTTCCATGGCAGGACTGAGACAAAAGATCGCAGCTGCttttccaggtgtttccagtAATTCATGA